A genomic segment from Tuwongella immobilis encodes:
- a CDS encoding BON domain-containing protein, producing the protein MSRMSVLTQPASDLLQQSPLPALRRLMVTETECEVILTGCVYSYYHKQMAQETIRPGLGDRRLSNQIVVRRETITTATF; encoded by the coding sequence ATGAGTCGCATGTCAGTGCTGACACAACCTGCATCGGATTTGCTTCAACAAAGCCCGTTGCCAGCCTTGCGGCGTCTGATGGTTACTGAAACTGAGTGCGAAGTGATTCTGACGGGGTGCGTGTACAGCTACTATCACAAGCAGATGGCCCAAGAGACCATCCGACCGGGCCTGGGCGATCGTCGCCTCTCGAATCAAATTGTGGTGCGTCGGGAAACGATCACCACGGCCACCTTCTGA
- a CDS encoding RNA polymerase sigma factor has translation MLANLISAHAAPLVLFARQWCALPDDVVQEAFVQLHLQQPPPDDPVAWLYRVVRNRAVSASRSDRRRRDRESRRAVDAGWFQPAPDGDRLDRIAAMDALQELPLPEREIIIAHLWGGLTFAQIGGLVDCSAATAFRRYQTALQQLRTRLGVSCPNSN, from the coding sequence ATGCTCGCCAACTTGATTTCCGCTCATGCAGCACCGCTGGTGCTGTTTGCTCGGCAATGGTGTGCCCTTCCGGACGATGTCGTCCAAGAGGCGTTCGTTCAATTGCACTTGCAACAACCGCCCCCGGATGATCCCGTGGCGTGGTTGTATCGCGTGGTCCGCAATCGAGCGGTGAGTGCGAGTCGTTCCGATCGCCGACGCCGCGACCGCGAATCCCGCCGCGCGGTGGATGCTGGCTGGTTCCAACCCGCGCCCGATGGTGATCGCTTGGATCGCATCGCGGCCATGGATGCCCTGCAAGAATTGCCCTTGCCGGAACGAGAAATCATCATCGCGCATCTCTGGGGCGGACTCACCTTCGCCCAGATTGGCGGCTTGGTGGATTGCTCGGCAGCGACCGCGTTTCGACGTTATCAGACCGCGTTGCAGCAGCTTCGCACGCGATTGGGGGTATCATGTCCGAACTCGAACTAA
- a CDS encoding PSD1 and planctomycete cytochrome C domain-containing protein — protein MMHRRTRLLAGLLLAAGVLTVLVSQRRLVAETPPPAEKPVAFSAEDVAFYEKEILPILKQNCYKCHGDGKERGNFSMENRERFLKGGDLGPAVLLDKLRDSNFLKAIEYRDGLEMPPSGKLPADKIAKLTEWANRKLPFPANALVAAASKSTRGKVTDEDRKYWAYQPVKPQPIPAVKQADWIQNPIDAFILAKLEAKGLKPNPPADKLSLVRRLYYDLTGLPPTPEQIDAFVNDNSPNAYERLVDALLASPHYGEKWGRHWLDLVHYAETNGYERDGPKPNVWRYRDYVIKSFNDDKPFDQFIREQLAGDEIDRNKPENMIATGFYRIGLWDDEPADYPQAVADEFDEIVATTSQVFLGMTMNCARCHDHKIDPMPQTDYYALKAFFVDISRYSDTRDVSSPNNLADITPKEFRELTPQEREERENRKMKLRGEITKLEDQVIKRMPAPLQRASEGDERPKVIREQLPKFIQREEQRQLDRLRRDLDRISRAPSPRQELALAVNRANPFPPPTHVHLRGNAHAQGPIVEPAFPTVLGFPKPKLPEVKRDAKSSGRRTVLANWIASKENPLTARVFVNRLWQHHFGKGIVPSSNDFGKIGEAPTHPELLDYLAQQFMDANWSVKKMHKLMLMSSTYQQSSKGEPKALQVDPANQLLWRFPMRRLIAEEVRDSILAVSGSLNAQMFGPSIYPPIPREVLAGQSVPGQGWHTSPPEQANRRSVYVHIKRSLQVPILIQHDQADPDTSCPVRYTTTVPTQALGMLNGEFTNQQAQSLAERVLKDEPKDRNAQICRVIRLTVGRAPTAEEVAADAAFLDKLQQEFKLNAAEAFRQYCLMAINSNEFIYLD, from the coding sequence ATGATGCACCGACGAACCCGGCTGCTGGCCGGGCTGCTGCTGGCGGCGGGCGTGCTGACCGTGTTGGTCAGTCAACGTCGCCTGGTGGCCGAGACCCCACCCCCGGCCGAGAAGCCGGTCGCCTTTTCGGCGGAAGATGTCGCGTTTTACGAGAAGGAAATTCTGCCGATTCTCAAGCAGAATTGCTACAAATGCCACGGCGATGGCAAAGAGCGTGGCAACTTCTCCATGGAGAATCGAGAACGCTTCCTGAAGGGGGGCGATCTGGGGCCGGCGGTGCTGCTGGACAAACTCCGCGATTCCAATTTCCTGAAGGCGATTGAATACCGCGACGGGCTGGAAATGCCCCCCTCGGGCAAGTTGCCGGCTGACAAAATCGCCAAGCTCACCGAATGGGCCAATCGCAAGTTGCCATTCCCGGCCAATGCGCTGGTGGCGGCGGCGAGCAAATCGACCCGCGGCAAAGTCACCGATGAAGATCGCAAGTATTGGGCCTATCAGCCCGTGAAGCCGCAGCCGATTCCGGCGGTCAAGCAAGCCGATTGGATCCAAAATCCGATTGATGCATTCATTCTGGCGAAACTCGAAGCCAAGGGGCTGAAGCCGAATCCGCCCGCAGATAAGCTGTCGCTGGTGCGTCGGTTGTACTACGATTTGACCGGCCTGCCGCCGACACCGGAACAGATCGACGCCTTCGTGAATGACAATTCCCCGAATGCCTATGAGCGGTTGGTGGATGCACTGCTGGCCAGCCCGCATTATGGCGAGAAGTGGGGCCGACATTGGCTGGATCTGGTGCATTACGCCGAAACCAACGGCTACGAGCGCGATGGCCCCAAGCCGAATGTCTGGCGCTATCGGGACTATGTCATCAAATCGTTCAACGATGACAAGCCGTTCGATCAATTCATCCGCGAACAGTTGGCCGGAGACGAAATCGATCGGAACAAGCCGGAAAACATGATCGCCACGGGGTTCTACCGCATTGGCCTGTGGGACGATGAGCCGGCGGATTACCCGCAAGCGGTGGCGGATGAATTCGATGAGATTGTGGCCACGACTTCGCAAGTGTTTTTGGGCATGACGATGAACTGTGCCCGCTGCCACGATCACAAGATCGACCCCATGCCGCAAACCGATTACTACGCGCTGAAGGCGTTCTTTGTGGATATTTCCCGATACAGCGATACGCGGGATGTCTCCTCGCCGAATAACCTGGCGGACATTACGCCGAAGGAATTCCGCGAATTGACCCCGCAGGAACGCGAAGAACGGGAAAATCGCAAGATGAAACTGCGTGGCGAGATCACCAAGTTGGAAGATCAGGTGATCAAACGGATGCCCGCGCCGCTGCAACGCGCTTCGGAAGGAGATGAGCGTCCGAAGGTGATTCGGGAGCAACTGCCGAAGTTCATTCAGCGAGAAGAACAGCGGCAGCTCGACCGATTGCGTCGTGATCTGGACCGCATCTCGCGTGCCCCGTCGCCGCGTCAGGAATTGGCGTTGGCGGTGAATCGGGCCAATCCGTTCCCGCCGCCGACGCACGTGCATCTGCGTGGCAATGCACACGCCCAAGGTCCGATCGTGGAACCGGCGTTCCCGACGGTGTTGGGCTTCCCGAAGCCGAAGCTGCCGGAAGTCAAACGCGATGCCAAATCGAGTGGCCGTCGCACCGTGTTGGCCAACTGGATCGCCTCGAAGGAGAATCCGCTCACGGCTCGGGTGTTCGTCAATCGCTTGTGGCAGCACCATTTCGGCAAGGGGATTGTTCCTAGCTCGAATGATTTCGGCAAGATCGGCGAAGCGCCCACGCACCCGGAATTGCTCGATTATTTGGCCCAACAGTTCATGGATGCCAACTGGTCGGTCAAGAAGATGCATAAGCTGATGCTGATGTCCAGCACCTATCAGCAATCGTCGAAGGGGGAACCCAAGGCGTTGCAGGTCGATCCGGCCAATCAACTGCTGTGGCGGTTTCCGATGCGTCGGTTGATTGCGGAAGAAGTGCGGGACAGCATTTTGGCGGTAAGCGGCTCGTTGAATGCGCAGATGTTCGGGCCGAGTATTTATCCGCCGATTCCGCGTGAAGTGCTGGCTGGGCAATCGGTTCCAGGGCAGGGGTGGCACACGTCGCCGCCCGAACAAGCGAATCGTCGCAGTGTGTATGTCCACATTAAGCGATCGCTGCAAGTGCCGATTCTGATTCAGCACGACCAGGCCGACCCGGATACCAGTTGCCCGGTGCGGTACACCACAACGGTGCCCACGCAGGCATTGGGGATGCTCAACGGGGAATTCACGAATCAGCAAGCGCAATCGCTGGCCGAACGCGTGCTGAAGGATGAACCCAAAGACCGAAATGCCCAGATTTGCCGTGTGATTCGCCTGACGGTGGGCCGAGCGCCGACCGCCGAAGAAGTGGCCGCCGATGCCGCGTTCCTGGATAAGCTGCAACAGGAATTCAAGCTGAACGCCGCCGAGGCATTCCGGCAATACTGCTTGATGGCGATTAACTCGAACGAATTTATTTACCTGGATTGA
- a CDS encoding GDSL-type esterase/lipase family protein, with product MFSAMGMLLVATTWAADVPTGKTGEKTPPATKADAKAPVDPFAKWEKAIATFEESDAKNPPQPGSIIFLGSSSMVRWPLAKSFPDLPVVNRGFGGSQMHEAAHFARRILKKQSPKQIILYEGDNDVGSGKTPEQIETAFRKLMAEIRSDFPQVPVVLIAIKPSKSRWAKRDTIQQANARLAKVCAELPHCQFCDIYPLMLGADGTPNADYYVADGLHLSAAGYAVWAKQLRPLLISESRKPE from the coding sequence ATGTTCTCAGCAATGGGAATGCTGCTGGTGGCAACCACCTGGGCGGCGGATGTTCCAACCGGCAAAACCGGCGAGAAGACACCTCCCGCGACGAAGGCCGATGCCAAGGCGCCGGTCGATCCGTTTGCCAAATGGGAGAAAGCGATTGCCACGTTTGAGGAATCGGACGCCAAAAATCCGCCGCAACCGGGCAGCATCATCTTTCTGGGAAGTTCGAGCATGGTCCGCTGGCCGCTGGCGAAATCATTCCCCGATTTGCCGGTGGTCAACCGCGGCTTCGGTGGCTCGCAGATGCACGAAGCGGCCCATTTTGCCCGGCGAATCCTCAAGAAACAATCGCCCAAGCAGATCATTTTGTACGAAGGCGACAACGATGTTGGCTCGGGAAAGACTCCCGAACAGATCGAAACCGCGTTTCGGAAACTGATGGCGGAAATTCGCAGCGATTTTCCCCAGGTGCCGGTGGTGCTGATTGCCATCAAGCCGTCGAAAAGTCGCTGGGCGAAACGAGATACGATTCAGCAGGCCAATGCCCGGCTGGCGAAAGTCTGTGCGGAACTGCCCCATTGTCAATTTTGTGACATTTATCCGCTGATGCTCGGTGCGGATGGCACGCCAAATGCAGATTACTATGTCGCAGATGGTCTGCATCTCAGTGCTGCGGGGTACGCCGTCTGGGCGAAACAGCTCCGGCCACTGTTGATCTCAGAATCGAGAAAGCCGGAGTAA
- a CDS encoding vWA domain-containing protein has product MHWLARTWFPVALVGLLLLALPGMILFGLDLAGYESQANNWLQDHFSLSHHLPLPPWAGALLFLVPVAILILYFLKLKRKPQTVSSTYLWKQSIEDLHVNRLLQWLRRNILLILQLLAILMLLYAILGPRLHGTTLSGGRYILMLDHSASMNARTPDGKSRLEVAQEQALAEIDAASDGDEGMVIVFAGNAEIRQSFTRNRELLRKAVRAIEPTEQVTRLDEALNFAGSLANPLRSTEDEMVKPLNAVAGQERVYVPAEGVSTLVHLFSDGRFPDVPEFSLANLSVRYHPVELTDAADNLAITRLDAFRDEDNPEQVQIEAEVVSFRDVASICVLRIDVRVRGQLQTPRDTRLEVPPRRKGDASSNDPAAQRDQPGERRVSIRVPNLPENAEITIAARLDQANDALPLDDRADVVLGVVRKAQVLIVGPDNPLLHYVFDAKATRAIADVRYLPASTLTDAKSYGEPAASGTWDLIIYDRCAPAREEEMPRANTLFLGEPPPPWKRANLETVEFPQIRGYTDQHPVMRGLRSWLELEIAEAYRMPELPPRAPRLLEGDRGLVLMTALERGSYRDIVLAFPLETADSKWNTRWFLRPLFPLFLWNLLYASGNVRDASSEPNTQPGEVKRLRPGGMQPQMTIEQPDGSTRTLERGNRAEFLVSQTEQQGVYTARIGDQSLQFAVNLFDVEESNLSVRRSFQVGNERVDAGERREQPQELWKWGVLLGLLALVGEWWVYNRRVAI; this is encoded by the coding sequence ATGCACTGGCTTGCCCGCACATGGTTTCCGGTGGCGCTAGTTGGGTTGCTGCTACTGGCATTGCCGGGGATGATCCTGTTTGGATTGGATCTGGCCGGGTACGAATCGCAGGCCAACAACTGGCTGCAAGATCATTTTTCGCTCAGCCACCATCTGCCACTGCCACCCTGGGCCGGGGCGCTGCTGTTTCTGGTGCCGGTCGCCATTCTGATTCTGTACTTCCTCAAATTGAAGCGCAAGCCGCAGACGGTTAGCTCCACCTATTTGTGGAAGCAATCGATCGAAGATTTGCACGTCAATCGGCTGCTGCAATGGCTGCGGCGGAACATTCTGCTGATTCTGCAACTCTTGGCCATTCTCATGCTGCTGTACGCGATTCTCGGCCCTCGGTTGCACGGCACCACGCTTTCCGGTGGGCGATACATTCTGATGCTGGATCATTCCGCGAGCATGAACGCCCGCACGCCGGATGGCAAATCTCGGCTGGAAGTCGCTCAGGAACAAGCACTTGCGGAAATCGATGCTGCCAGTGACGGCGATGAGGGAATGGTGATTGTCTTTGCCGGAAATGCCGAAATTCGCCAATCGTTCACCCGCAATCGGGAGCTACTTCGCAAGGCCGTGCGGGCGATTGAGCCGACCGAACAAGTCACCCGTTTGGATGAAGCCTTGAATTTTGCCGGGTCGCTGGCCAACCCGTTGCGATCGACCGAAGATGAGATGGTCAAGCCGCTGAACGCCGTCGCCGGTCAAGAGCGGGTCTATGTGCCGGCGGAGGGCGTTTCGACGCTGGTGCATCTGTTCTCGGATGGTCGCTTCCCGGATGTTCCCGAATTTTCGCTTGCGAATTTGAGCGTGCGCTATCATCCGGTGGAACTCACCGATGCGGCGGATAATCTGGCCATCACCCGATTGGATGCCTTCCGCGATGAGGACAATCCCGAACAGGTGCAGATTGAAGCGGAAGTCGTGAGTTTTCGAGATGTGGCATCGATCTGCGTGCTGCGGATCGATGTGCGCGTGCGGGGGCAATTGCAGACGCCACGCGATACCCGACTGGAAGTGCCGCCGCGTCGCAAAGGGGATGCCAGCAGCAACGACCCGGCCGCCCAGCGCGATCAGCCCGGCGAACGCCGCGTTTCCATTCGTGTGCCCAATCTGCCGGAAAATGCCGAAATTACGATTGCGGCCCGACTCGATCAGGCGAATGATGCGCTCCCGTTGGATGATCGTGCCGATGTGGTGTTGGGAGTGGTCCGCAAGGCGCAAGTGCTGATTGTCGGGCCGGATAATCCGCTGTTGCATTATGTCTTCGATGCCAAGGCGACGCGGGCGATTGCGGATGTTCGCTATCTGCCTGCATCCACGCTTACCGATGCGAAAAGTTACGGCGAACCGGCCGCAAGTGGCACCTGGGATCTGATTATTTACGATCGCTGTGCCCCGGCGCGAGAAGAGGAGATGCCGCGCGCCAACACGCTGTTTCTGGGCGAGCCGCCGCCACCGTGGAAGCGGGCGAATCTGGAAACCGTCGAATTTCCGCAGATTCGCGGCTATACCGATCAGCATCCGGTCATGCGTGGGCTGCGGAGTTGGCTGGAACTCGAAATCGCCGAAGCGTACCGCATGCCGGAACTCCCCCCGCGTGCGCCCCGACTCCTGGAAGGTGATCGCGGCCTAGTGCTGATGACGGCGCTGGAGCGGGGATCGTATCGGGATATTGTGTTGGCCTTCCCGCTGGAAACCGCCGATTCCAAATGGAACACCCGCTGGTTTTTGCGGCCCTTGTTTCCGCTGTTTTTGTGGAATCTGCTCTACGCATCGGGGAATGTGCGGGATGCCAGCAGCGAGCCGAACACGCAGCCCGGCGAGGTGAAGCGACTGCGCCCCGGCGGCATGCAACCGCAAATGACCATCGAACAGCCCGATGGCAGCACCCGCACATTGGAGCGGGGCAACCGCGCGGAATTCCTCGTCAGCCAGACCGAGCAGCAGGGGGTATACACGGCCCGCATTGGCGACCAATCGCTGCAATTTGCTGTGAATCTGTTCGATGTCGAGGAATCCAATTTGAGCGTGCGCCGGTCGTTTCAGGTGGGCAATGAACGAGTCGATGCCGGGGAGCGACGCGAACAACCGCAGGAATTGTGGAAGTGGGGCGTGCTGCTGGGGCTATTGGCATTGGTGGGCGAATGGTGGGTGTACAATCGTCGTGTGGCCATTTGA
- a CDS encoding DUF1501 domain-containing protein gives MSQKNARQFCGRTRREFVWETGCGFGGVALAGMMAGDRAHANTPAAAPAASPLAVKPPHFAPKAKSVIFLFMYGGPSHIETFDYKPKLYPLDGKTIPIKTFGRGGRKNEGRVVGPRWQFKQYGQSGKWISDLFPNLGTCVDDMAFIHSMYAESPIHGSAMFMMNSGRILSGFPSLGSWVTYGLGTVNQNLPGYVVMLDHTGGPISGPKNWSSGFMPAAYQGVVLKATDNPILNLQPPAGADSRVQRMLLDRLREKNEAHLAPRNDNSELSARIASYELAFKMQQSAPEAVDFTKETKETKDLYGIGEAKTDHFGRKCLLARRLVERGVRFIQIYSGGSHNDDNWDAHGDMMVNHTKHAGATDKPIAALLKDLKRRGLLDSTLVVWGGEFGRQPTAEYGQGTGRDHNSAGFTMWMAGGGIKGGTSVGATDELGNEAVENRFHVKNVHATILQQLGLDPNDLSYFYGGLDQKLVGVEGAEPIEQILA, from the coding sequence ATGTCGCAAAAGAATGCGCGTCAATTCTGTGGGCGGACCCGACGTGAATTCGTCTGGGAAACCGGGTGCGGATTCGGTGGCGTGGCCTTGGCGGGGATGATGGCCGGCGATCGCGCTCATGCCAATACCCCGGCCGCTGCCCCGGCCGCCAGCCCGCTCGCCGTCAAACCGCCGCACTTCGCCCCCAAGGCCAAGTCGGTGATCTTCCTGTTCATGTACGGTGGTCCCAGCCACATCGAAACCTTCGACTACAAGCCGAAGTTGTACCCGCTGGATGGCAAGACCATTCCCATCAAGACCTTCGGTCGCGGTGGTCGCAAGAACGAAGGCCGAGTGGTGGGACCGCGTTGGCAGTTCAAGCAGTACGGCCAATCCGGGAAGTGGATCAGCGATCTGTTCCCGAATCTGGGCACCTGCGTGGACGACATGGCGTTCATCCATTCGATGTATGCCGAATCGCCGATTCATGGTTCCGCGATGTTCATGATGAACTCGGGGCGGATTCTCAGCGGCTTCCCGTCGTTGGGTTCGTGGGTGACGTATGGCCTGGGGACGGTGAATCAGAATCTGCCCGGCTACGTGGTGATGCTCGATCACACGGGTGGGCCGATCAGCGGGCCGAAGAACTGGTCCAGCGGGTTCATGCCGGCTGCGTATCAGGGCGTGGTGCTGAAGGCGACGGACAATCCGATTCTGAATCTGCAACCGCCTGCGGGCGCGGATTCTCGGGTGCAGCGGATGCTGCTGGACCGTCTGCGGGAAAAGAACGAAGCGCACCTGGCCCCGCGAAATGACAACAGCGAGTTGTCCGCCCGGATTGCCAGCTACGAACTTGCGTTCAAGATGCAGCAATCCGCCCCGGAAGCCGTCGATTTCACCAAGGAAACCAAGGAAACCAAGGATCTGTACGGCATCGGCGAAGCCAAGACCGATCACTTTGGCCGCAAGTGCTTGCTGGCACGGCGGTTGGTCGAACGCGGCGTGCGGTTCATTCAGATTTACTCCGGTGGATCGCACAACGACGATAACTGGGATGCACACGGCGATATGATGGTGAATCACACCAAGCACGCCGGGGCGACGGATAAGCCGATTGCCGCGCTGCTGAAGGATCTCAAGCGCCGCGGGTTGCTGGATAGCACGCTGGTGGTCTGGGGCGGTGAGTTCGGCCGACAGCCCACCGCCGAGTACGGCCAAGGCACGGGCCGCGATCACAACAGCGCCGGGTTCACCATGTGGATGGCCGGCGGCGGCATCAAGGGCGGAACCAGCGTTGGAGCCACCGACGAACTGGGCAACGAAGCCGTGGAAAATCGCTTCCATGTCAAGAACGTCCATGCCACGATTCTGCAGCAGTTGGGATTGGATCCCAATGACTTGTCGTACTTCTACGGCGGGCTGGATCAGAAACTCGTCGGCGTCGAAGGGGCCGAACCCATCGAGCAAATCCTGGCGTAA